The nucleotide sequence GTGGTATAGTTTCTCTTTTTGAGAACTTCCCAGACTTTGAGCAAAAAGATACTAAGATCGCGGTTTTTGGAAATACTACTGTAAAAGCCGCAAAAGAGCATGGTTTGGTTGTTAACATTCAGGCTCCAACGCCAGAAACTCCGTCTATGACCATGGCACTTATGAAATATATTAAAGAAGCGAATAAGAAATAAAGATTACCTTCTGTTTTTAATTAGAAAAGCCTATAATTTTAATAAATTATAGGCTTTTCATATTTATAAGCTTTAATGTTAATTACACCATCGGTCCTCCAGAAAGAATTTCCTGGTTTGCGTTCTCTTCAAATTTTGTAAAGTTCTTCTTAAAAGAATTTGCAAGCTCTAATGCTTTTGCATCATACGCATCTTTATCTGCCCAGGTCTGTCTTGGGTTCAAGATTTCAGATGGAACATTATCACATTCTACCGGCATCTCTAAACCAAATATTGGATGGGTTGTATAATCAACCTTTTCCAACTTCCCCTCAAGAGCAGCATCAATCATCGCTCTTGTATATTTCAACTTCATTCTACTTCCTGTACCGTATGCTCCACCAGACCAACCAGTGTTTACTAGCCATACATTTACATTGGCATCTTTCATTTTCTTACTCAACATCTCCCCATACGCGGTTGGATGTAAAGGCATGAAAGGTGCACCAAAACAAGCTGAGAAATTTGGTTGAGGCTCATTAACCCCAGCCTCAGTTCCTGCAACTTTTGCTGTATAACCACTAATAAAATGATAAGCCGCTTGTGCAGGGTTCAATTTACTGATTGGAGGCAATACTCCAAAAGCATCTGCAGTAAGAAAGAAGATATTCTTCGGATTTTTACCTACTGATGGTTGTGCTATATTCTTTATATGATTTATTGGATAACTAACTCTCGTATTAGGAGTTATAGAAGTATCATCAAAATCCACATCGCCATTTTTATCTAAAACCACATTTTCCAAGATTGCACCCGGCTTAATAGCATGAAAGATATCTGGCTCGTTCTCTTCTGAAAGATGAATTACTTTGGCATAACAACCACCTTCAAAATTGAAGATAGTATTCTCTTTAGTCCATCCATGCTCATCATCTCCTATCAATCTACGTTTTGGATCTGCAGAAAGTGTGGTTTTTCCGGTTCCGGATAGTCCAAAGAAAATAGCAGTATCATCATCCTTACCTATATTTGCAGAACAGTGCATAGGTAATGTGTTATGATGTACAGGAAGTACAAAGTTTAAAGCAGAGAATATACCTTTTTTAATTTCTCCTGTATATCCGCTTCCACCAATAAGTGCTATCTTTTTGGTGAAATTTAAAATCGAAAAATTTGCTTGACGCGTTCCGTCTACCTCTGGATCTGCTTTAAATCCTGGAGCATTAACAATAATCCAATCTTCATTAAAACCTTGCAATTCATTATCGTCTGGTCTTAAGAACATGTTATATGCAAATAGATTAGACCAAGGATACTCATTGATCACTCTAATGTTCAGTTTATATTTATCATCTGCACATGCATAAGAATCACGTACGAACAATTCTTTTTCAGAAAGATAGTCTACAACTTTCTTATATAAAGAGTCAAATTTTTCTGGGTCAAAAGGAATATTTATGTCTCCCCACCAAACTCTGTCTTTAGTTTCATCATCCTTTACCAAATAACGGTCTTTAGGAGAACGTCCTGTAAACTCACCTGTGTTAACAGCTAAAGCTCCAGAACTAGCTTCTACCCCTTGTTTCTTCTCTATAGTAATATCATGAAGTTCTTCCGGGGAGAGTTGATAGTGCACGGTTGCACCTTTAATCCCATAATTATCCAACGAAATCGATTTCGTAATTTGTTTATTTGCCAACATAAAAATTTAAGTTGTGTGTTTGTTTAGGCATACAAAAGTATATAATCTTAAGTTCATACTAGAGCAAAAGCCTCTAATTTATTTCTTTTTTAACGTTATAAAAGACCATAATAGTATAAGCCAAGACAATATTAATAAACTACCTCCCAGCGGTGTTAGCAATGCTATTGCCTTAAAATTAAAGGAAGTTAAGCTGTTAGTGGCAAGCAGATAGATAGATCCGGAGAAGAATAGTACTCCTATTATTATTAGAAAGAATACCCATTTACCCACTTTTGGTTTCAAACCAGAAATACCACCTAATATTATTAATAACAAAGCGTGATAGATCTGATATTTTGTTCCAGTCTCAAAAGTAGCCATAGCATCTGGAGAAATAAGAGGCTTTAATCCATGCGTAGCAAATGCACCTAAAATTACTCCCACTACTCCAATCAAAAATCCTGCTATATAAAATCTTCTTTCCATAGATTGTTTTTTAAGTCTACACAATTATATACATTCGTGAAACATAGCCACAAAATTAACCAAGAAAATTCTAAAATGCGAAAACTATTAGTGATTGGTGCTGGAAAATCTACTTCCGTACTTATAGCTTACCTCCTAGATAAATCTGAAGAAGAAAATTTATTTTTAACTATAGGCGATTTGGATCTTGCCCAAGCTAATAAACTCTGTAATGATCATCCCAGATGTAAAGCTATCTTTTTAGATGTATTTAATAGAGAAAGTAGAGAAGCAGCAATTAAGGAAGCAGATATTGTTATTTCTATGCTACCTGCAAGATTTCATATAGAGGCAGCGAAAGACTGCATCAAATTTAAAAAATCACTTGTTACGGCTTCTTATATAAGTAATGAAATGAAAGCTCTAGACGAGGAAGTGAAAGAAAACGGACTAGTTTTTATGAATGAGATCGGAGTAGATCCGGGAATTGATCATATGAGTGCCATGCAGGTTATAGATAGAATTAGAGATAAAGGTGGCAAGATCTTACTTTTTGAATCTTTTACCGGTGGATTAGTAGCCCCGGAGAGTGACACCAATCTTTGGAACTATAAATTTACTTGGAATCCGCGAAATGTTGTGCTGGCAGGGCAAGGTGGAGCTGCGGAATTTATTCAAGAAGGAAAGTTCAAGTACATTCCTTATCATAGATTATTTAGACGAACAGAATTTTTGGAAGTGGATAATTATGGAAGATTTGAGGTTTATGCCAACAGAAATTCCTTAGACTATCAGGATATCTACGGACTTCATGATATTCTAACCCTATATAGAGGCACCATAAGAAGAGTTGGTTTTAGTAGAGCCTGGAATATGTTCGTACAATTGGGTATGACAGATGATACCTATACGTTAAAAGACTCGGAAAACCTATCATACCGCGACTTTGTAAATTCATTCCTACCCTACTCCCCTACCAACACGGTAGAACTTAAAATGCGTCATAATCTTAAAATAGATCAGGATGATATTATGTGGGATAAACTTTTAGAGCTAGATCTTTTTAATGATAAAAAGAAGATCGGTATTAAAGATGCTACTCCCGCACAAGCGCTTCAGAAAATATTAACAGACAAATGGAGCTTAGATAAAGAGGATAAAGATATGATAGTAATGTATCATAAATTTGGATATGAACTTAATGGACAGCGAAAACAGATAGATGCTACCATGGTTCTTATTGGTGAAGATCAAACCAGAACAGCTATGGCAAAAACTGTAGGTTTGCCTGTAGCGATAGCCGCCTTAGCAATTCTGAATAAAAAAATCACTACCCCAGGAGTTCAAATTCCTATTAAGAAAGAGGTTTACAAACCAATTTTAGAAGAATTAGAAGCTTATGGTGTTAAATTTAGAGAAACTGAAACTGAGTATCTAGGATACAATCCTCTTGGCGAAGTAGGTAATTAAATAAAAACAACTCCCTTTTAATTCCAAAATCTTATAATTGCTCCACAATGAAAATAGTAGACGAAAAAGTAAGTATTGACGGTATAGATAAGACCATCCTTAATTATTTAATGGAGGATGCCAGAAAACCAATTCTTGAAATTGCAAGAAAAATAGGAATTAGCGGCGCTGCTATTCATCAACGTTTGCGAAAATTAGAAAATGCAGGGCTTATTGAAGGCTCCAAATTAATGATCAACCCAAGAATTCTAGGCTATACCACATTAGCTTTTGTGGGTGTTTATCTAGACAAAGCCGTTAGTAACCCCCAAGCGGTAAAAAGGCTTAGCGAAATTCCGGAGGTAATAGAATGCCACTATACCACTGGTAACTGGTCTATTTTTTTAAAGATCTTATGTAAAGATAATGAACACTTAATGAATGTTCTTAATAAGAATATCCAAGCTATAGATGGGGTTTCCAGAACTGAGACTTTTATCTCATTAAATCAGCAAATACAAAGACAAATTAAAGTTTAAGAACTTCATAAAAAAGGCCGGTCTTTCAACCAGCCTTTTTTTATGAAGTTCGAATAATATTCTATCTTCTTCCCAAGTAAATATTTACAAAATATAATAAGGTTGCTAAAGATCCTATTGCCGCTACTACATAAGTTCTTGCTGCCCATTTTAAAGAATCTTCTGCAGCTTCGTGCTCTTGTGAAGTTAACATGTTTTCTGTTTCCAACCAAACTAAAGCTCTTTTACTTGCGTCATATTCTACAGGTAACGTTATAAAACTAAATAAGGTTCCTAGACCAAAAAGTACGATTCCTACTAAAAGTACAGTACTCCCCAAAGCAGTGGTCGCCATCAATACCAGCCCCCCCATGATTACCCATTGAGACATTTTTGTAGCCACACTCACCATAGGTACCAATTTACTTCTCATCTGTAACCAGCTATAAGCCTGCGCATGTTGCACCGCATGCCCACATTCATGAGCAGCAACTGCAGCAGCGGCGGCATTTCTTTGAGAATAAACACCCTCACTCAGATTTACTGTTTTCTTCTGAGGATTATAATGGTCTGATAGCATTCCAGGAGTAGAAATTACTTTCACATCATTAATATTATTATCTCTCAACATCTTTTCCGCAATCTCCTTACCGCTCATTCCATTTTGAAGATGAACCTTAGAATATTTTTTAAATTTGCTTTTAAGCTTATTGCTTACATACATGCTCACTAAAAATAAGAGCCCTGCAATTATATAATATCCAATCATTTTATTTTCAATTTTAAATAGACTTCTGCAATAATATCAAAAATCTCGCCATTAAAAAGATGTCATGTCAACTAATTAAATATTGATAATTAGTTGAAGCAGGAATAGCTACTCTCTTAAAATATTACTAAATATGAGCAACTTAAAATAATCCTTAAGTGCTAATTATTCTCAAATTAAGATATTGTCTATATTTGCACAACTTATCTACAAAACAGTTATGCAATACAATAGAATTCTTCTAAAATTATCAGGCGAAGCTTTAATGGGAAACAGACAGTACGGGATAGATCCGGAACGTCTGGCAGAATATGCTCAAGAGATTAAAGCCGTAGTAGATAGAGGTATAGAAGTAGCCATAGTTATTGGTGGAGGAAATATCTTTAGAGGTGTTGCCGGAGCTAGTAAAGGGATGGATAGAGTACAGGCAGACCATATGGGAATGCTAGCCACTGTAATTAACGGGTTGGCATTACAAAGTGCTTTGGAAGATGCAGAAATACAAACCAGATTACAATCTGCTGTAAAGATCAATGAGGTTGCAGAGCCTTTCATCAGAAGAAAAGCAATGCGCCATCTTGAAAAAGGTAGAGTTGTAATTTTTGGAGGAGGAACAGGGAATCCATATTTCACTACAGATTCTGCAGCGGTTCTTAGAGCTATTGAAATACATGCTGATGTTATTTTAAAAGGAACCCGTGTTGATGGAATATACACGGCAGACCCTGAAAAAGATAAGGCTGCAACAAAATTTGATTTTATTACTTTTGACGATGTTCTTAAAAAAGGATTAAAAGTAATGGATACTACTGCTTTTACCTTAAGCCAAGAAAATGAATTACCTATAATTGTATTTGATATGAATACACCAGGAAACCTTTTAAAGGTTGTTACTGGAGAAAGAATAGGAACCAAAGTAAATTTATAAGAAACTAACTATAGCCTTTTTTCAACTTTAAGTTTAAAAAAATGAACGAAGAATTAGATTTTATATTTGACAGTACCCAAGAAAATATGCATAATGCTATTAAACACTTGGAAAAACAACTCTTAAATATTAGAGCAGGAAAAGCAAGTCCTGCGATGCTTGGAAGTGTAATGGTAGAATATTATGGAAGTATGACCCCGCTACAACAAGTGGCTAATGTGAACACTCCAGATGCCAGAACAATTACAGTTCAGCCTTTTGAAAGAAAAGCTATTCCAGACATAGAAAAAGCCATCATGGTAGCAAACCTTGGCTTTAACCCTATGAACAATGGAGAAAGTGTTATTATTAGTGTTCCCCCATTAACGGAAGAACGCAGACGCGAACTTGTAAAACAAGCAAAAGCAGAGACTGAAGATGCGAAAATTGGAATTAGAAATGATCGTAAGGTTGCTAATAATGACATTAAAAAATTAGATGTTTCTGATGATGCTAAAAAAATTGCTGAAGACAACATTCAGGAATTAACAGATAAGCATATAAAAAAGACAGAATCTATCTTTGAAAATAAAGAAAAAGAAATAATGACCATTTAATACTGCACATTTCTTAAAAAAGATATATTTGTGTCAGTTTCAAATGAATTAATTCGGTGTTCTACCGGATCTAATTTTATTTGAAACTGACATTTTTAGTTTAACACCTATTCCAAATCAAATTAATGTGAAATAGTAAACCTATGCGAATATTTATAATTCTAGTCTTGTTTATTATTTCATCTCCATCACTTTTTGCACAGCAACTCATATCCGGAATCGTAACTGATGCTAAGACCAAAGACCCTTTAGCTTTTGCTAATGTAAGCTCATCAGAAAGTAACGGCACACTCACCAATATAAATGGAAGTTTTACACTAACCTTAGGTGTTACAGACTCTATTCTAAAAGTATCCTATATTGGTTATCAAACCAGATCTATAGATCTTTCAAAAGATAAAAAGGAATTTCAAATTGAACTAGCTCCAAAAGCTCAAATACTAGAAACGGTACTGATCTCTTCTAAGGAAAACCCTGCCAATAAGATCATTCAAAAGGCAATTCAGAATAAAAAACTTAATGACCCCACAAAAGTTCTAGATTCCTATAAGTACAAGAGTTACAATAAATTTTTAATAGACAATTTAGATCAATCGGTAAAGGTAGAAACAGATAGCAGCAATATTGCAATAAATGAAGTGGTGAACGTTGGCCGTGCATATCTATCAGAAAAAGTTTCTTCTCATGTATTTAGTAAGTCTTTAGATCCACGAGAAATTGTAGAAGGTATTAAAACCGCTGGCTTTCGTGATCCGGTATATGATGTTCTTGCTCTTAAAGTGGAGCCCCTTTCTCTCTATGGAGAAAATTATACCATCTATAAAACAGATTATGCTGCTCCTTTAGATAATCACGAAGCTTTCGAAAACTATAATTATAAGATATTAGACACCCTCACAAATCAAGAGAGGCCTGCTTATCTTATATATTTCAAGCCAAAAAGAGAACGGGTAGTTGCAGGTTTGGAAGGTGTATTATATATAGATACTACAAGTTACGCTATTCAAAAAGCAACAGCACAACTTGCAGGTTCTGTAAAATTAAAGATCGTTCATGAGTACAACTATTATGAAAATAAAGATCTATGGTTTCCTAGCAGCCAACTTGTAACTATACAACCCGGAAGTGGAGAAAAAGATATTTCTGTTTTTGGAGGAAGCATTTCTTTAGGATCTGTGCAACAAAAAAAATCTATTCTTAACTCTGTATTGGGCTCTGGCACACCACAAGAAGGCCTTTACTTAGAGTCCAAAACAATTAATTACGATTTAGAATTTAATGTTCCTGTAAATGTTAAAAATTCTGATGCCTCCATTCTAGTTTTGGAAAATGCCGGAGAGCATTCTGTGAATTATTGGGCTGCCAATAGAAAACTGCCCTTTACTTTTAAAGATGAGCTTACTGCAATGAAAGTAGATAGCATTATTCAATTTAATAATATAGAGCGAAAGATAGAAGTTAAGAAAGGTATTTCTAATGGATACTATCCGGTAGGGCTTTGGGATTTCTCTTTAAAAAGATTCATAAAATATAATAATCTCCAAGGGTTTAGACTAGGCGTAGGAGGTAAAACAAATAACAAATTTTCTGAAAGATTCAGTTTGAACGGATTTTTCATCTACGGAACCAAAGATGGGAATGTAAAATTTAATGCAGGAGCTGGATTGGTATTAGATAAAAATAGTGGCACAGAATTAAGCTTTAATTATACAGATGACCTTAATGAAGTAGCTAGTTTTAGTTACCTACGTGGCACAGAAGCATTCTATTTGCTTCAGCCCAGATACGGTAATATTAATGAATTCTATAGGTACAAGAAGTTTCAAATTAACTTACAACATCCATTTTCGCCTAGATTTAGGTCTGAAGTAGAATTATCTACAGCGCGTATTAACCCTATCATTGATTATACTTATTCTTCTGGAGGAGATTATTTTGAAGATTATCAAATTGCCGAAGCCAAATTAGGCTTTTCATGGAAACCTTTCAGCAATTACGTAAGCACCCCAGAGAAAGTTCAAGAAGTTCGCACAGGATATCCACAATTTACTGCACAAATTGACAAAGGATTTTCAAAATTCTTAGAAGGTGATTTTGATTATATTAAATTCGGTTTTAAGATGGATTATAAGATCTTCCGTTTAGACCAGAGTATTTCTGAGATCATTTTAGAAGGAAATTATATAAATGGAAATTTTCCAATTACCCATGCCTTTAATGCCTACCCTAATAATCCAAATAAAGAAGAAATAATTAGTAGAGTTTCTATCGCTGGTAAAATGGCTTTTGAAACTATGTATTTTACAGAATTTTATAGCGACAGGCAGATCAGTCTTCACTTGAGACATCAATTAAGACCCATTAATATTACAGATAAAATACAACCAGAACTTGTTTTTGTTTCTAGCCATGCCTTAGGAGATTTTAAGGATCAATCTGCACATAAGAACATACAATTCAACACCTTAAACAAAGGCTATTCAGAAAGCGGAATAGAGATCAACCAAATCTTTGCAGGTTTTGGTCTTAGTTTTGCCTATAGATATGGAGCATACCATTTGCCGACCTTTAAAGAGAACTTTTCTTTTAAAGCTACCTTCATTTTAAAAATCTGATACTGAAGATTAATTAGGTTACAATCAATTAATACTTAGCCTTTTTGTAACTTTGCGCTCGCTTAAAAAACAGCCATGTCAAAAATTTTTAGTTTTGGATTTTGGAATTCCATTGCTCGAGTAATTCTTCGAAACAGGGTTACAATTATTATAATTACGCTTTGTCTTACCGCTTTTTTGGCTACTCAATGGAAGAACATGCGCTTTTCCTATACGGAAGCCAATCTTTTACCAGATGATGATGAGATCAATCTAGAATATAACAATTTCCTAGACACCTTTGGGGAAGAGGGAAATTTGATTGTGATTGCCGTAAAAGATTCTACGCTTTTCACTCCAGAAAAATTTAAGGCATGGAATAACCTAACCGAAACCTTAAGTTCCTATTCTGAAATAGACCATGTGATCTCTTTAGGGACTTTGCAAAAGTTGGAGAAATTTGATAATCCCAAGCGCTTTGAAATGGTTCCATTCATTGAGCAAAAAGATTGGGACAGTACAGATGTAGCCGGTTATAAAGATGAATTACTTAATAAACTTCCCTTCTATAAAAATCTAGTCTACAGTGGTAATAAGAAAACAGTGCAAACTGCCCTTTATCTAAATGAAGATATTGTAAATTCTAAACAGCGAAAGATCTTTGTAATAGAAGATCTAAAACCTTTAATAGACAAGTTTCAGGAGGATGCAGACATGAAAGTATATGTCTCAGGAATGCCCTATATCCGCACTCTAAACTCTCAAAATATTATAGATGAGATTGGATTGTTTATTGGAGCTGCACTTTTGGTAACCTCTTTAATCTTCTTCTTTTTCTTTAGATCTATAAGAGCTACTGTTATTTCTATGATCACGGTTTTAATTGGCGTAATGTGGGCATTCGGGATCATAGGCCTTTTACATTATGAAATTACTGTACTTACGGCGCTTATACCTCCATTAATCATTGTTATTGGAATACCAAATTGTATTTTCCTAATCAACAAATATCAGCAGGAAGTAAAAAATCATGGAAATCAGGCTAAGTCCTTACAACGGGTAATTTCAAAAGTGGGGAATGCTACCTTACTAACTAACTTAACAACCGCCTCCGGATTTGCAACTTTCATCTTAACAGATAGTACGCTACTAAAAGAATTTGGAATAGTTGCATCTATAAACATCGTAGCCCTTTTTATTCTTAGCTTAGTGATAATACCTATTATCTATAGTTACATGCCTCTGCCTAAAGACAAACATCTTAAACATTTAAACAAGCAGTGGATTGGTGGGTTTGTAGACTGGATAGAAAGAATGGTAAGGCATCATCGTATTGCCATCTACATTTCTTCTGTATGTTTATTGGTAATAAGCATAATAGGTATATACACCATCAAGATCTCCGGTAGTTTACTAGAAGACATGCCTCAAAAAGCAGATTTCTTTACTGACATTAGATTCTTTGAAGAAGAATTTGATGGAATTATGCCTTTGGAAATATTAATAGACACTAAAAGACCAAAAGGAGCTTTAAAACTTTCTACTTTAAAGAAAATGGAAACTTTGGAAACTGCTATAGAAGAGGTTCCACAATTATCGCAACCATTGTCTGTAGTAAGATTAGCCAAATATTCTAAACAAGCTTATTATAATGGTAATCCAAAATATTACCAATTACCTACCTCCCAGGAAAGAAATTTTATCGCTCCTTATTTAAAAGGATTTTCTACGGAAGGTAATCTCATGTCATCTTATGTAGATACTACCGGAAGATACGCAAGGATCACTACGTTTATGAAAGATATTGGTACAGATGAAATGGACAGAATTGAAGCAGAACTCTGGCCAAAAATCAATAAGATATTTCCTGAAGAACAATATAAGGTGAGCATGACTGGGAAGGCATTGATCTTTCAAAAAGGTACTACCTATCTGGTTAAAAATCTTGTGATCTCACTTACATTAGCAATTATTTTAATAGCTTTATTAATGGCTTGGATGTTCAGATCTTTTAGAATGATCTTGATCTCTGTAATACCCAATTTACTTCCATTAATAGTAACTGCCGGGATGATGGGATTTTTAGGAGTACCTATTAAACCTTCCACAATTTTAGTATTTAGCATTGCCTTCGGAATTTCTGTAGATGATACAATTCACTTCTTAGCAAAATACAGACAGGAGTTAAAAGCTAATAATTGGAAGATTAAAAGATCTGTGTATGCAGCTTTAAAAGAAACAGGAGTAAGTATGTTCTATACCTCCATTGTTCTTTTCTTCGGATTTTCAGTTTTTATGATCAGTAGCTTTGGTGGAACGGTAGCTTTAGGAGGATTAGTTTCTGCCACACTTCTATTTGCTATGCTCTCAAACCTATTACTTTTACCTTCTTTATTACTATCACTAGAAAAAAGTATTGCTAATAAAGAGACCTTAAAGGAGCCGGCTATTCAAATTATAACTGAAGAAGACGATATTTTAGACGACACTAATTCATAATAAAAATCAAATCCAGGGTCTTGGTAGGAATACTAGGAAAAATTATCTTTGGTTTACTAAAATCTATATAAAATGATAAAAGCAAAAATTGCAGAATTATTACAGAGCAATCAATTTCTACAGGAAGTTGAAGTAAAAGGATGGGTTCGATCTTTTAGAAGTAACCGTTTTATTGCTGTAAATGATGGATCTACTATCAATAATTTGCAATGTGTGATAGATTTTGAGAATACCAAAGAAGATGTTCTTAAACGTATAAATATAGGAGCAGCCATAAAAGTAGTTGGTACTTTAAAAGAAAGCTTAGGTAGCGGTCAAAGTATGGAAGTAGAAGTTACGTCTATAGAAATTCTTGGTGATGCGAATCCAGAAGAAGTTAAGCTTACTATTCTTTCTCCTAAACGCCATAGTTTAGAAAAGTTAAGAGAGCAAGCTCATTTAAGAGTGCGTACCAATACATTTGGAGCTATCATGAGAGTTAGAAGTAAACTTTCTTTTGCTGTACATAGCTATTTCCAGCAGAACAATTTTTTCTATGTGAACACTCCTATCGTAACAGGTAGTGATGCAGAAGGAGCTGGAGAGATGTTTAAAGTCACAGCTTTAGATCTTAAAGATCCACCTAAAAATGAAGATGGCTCTATTAACTATAAAAAAGATTTCTTCGGAAAAGAAACCAATCTTACCGTTTCTGGCCAGTTAGAAGCAGAAACTTTCGCTCTTGGTCTAGGACAGGTATATACTTTTGGGCCTACATTTAGAGCTGAAAATTCTAATACATCAAGACATCTGGCAG is from Gillisia sp. Hel1_33_143 and encodes:
- the pckA gene encoding phosphoenolpyruvate carboxykinase (ATP); the protein is MLANKQITKSISLDNYGIKGATVHYQLSPEELHDITIEKKQGVEASSGALAVNTGEFTGRSPKDRYLVKDDETKDRVWWGDINIPFDPEKFDSLYKKVVDYLSEKELFVRDSYACADDKYKLNIRVINEYPWSNLFAYNMFLRPDDNELQGFNEDWIIVNAPGFKADPEVDGTRQANFSILNFTKKIALIGGSGYTGEIKKGIFSALNFVLPVHHNTLPMHCSANIGKDDDTAIFFGLSGTGKTTLSADPKRRLIGDDEHGWTKENTIFNFEGGCYAKVIHLSEENEPDIFHAIKPGAILENVVLDKNGDVDFDDTSITPNTRVSYPINHIKNIAQPSVGKNPKNIFFLTADAFGVLPPISKLNPAQAAYHFISGYTAKVAGTEAGVNEPQPNFSACFGAPFMPLHPTAYGEMLSKKMKDANVNVWLVNTGWSGGAYGTGSRMKLKYTRAMIDAALEGKLEKVDYTTHPIFGLEMPVECDNVPSEILNPRQTWADKDAYDAKALELANSFKKNFTKFEENANQEILSGGPMV
- a CDS encoding DUF423 domain-containing protein — translated: MERRFYIAGFLIGVVGVILGAFATHGLKPLISPDAMATFETGTKYQIYHALLLIILGGISGLKPKVGKWVFFLIIIGVLFFSGSIYLLATNSLTSFNFKAIALLTPLGGSLLILSWLILLWSFITLKKK
- a CDS encoding saccharopine dehydrogenase family protein, coding for MRKLLVIGAGKSTSVLIAYLLDKSEEENLFLTIGDLDLAQANKLCNDHPRCKAIFLDVFNRESREAAIKEADIVISMLPARFHIEAAKDCIKFKKSLVTASYISNEMKALDEEVKENGLVFMNEIGVDPGIDHMSAMQVIDRIRDKGGKILLFESFTGGLVAPESDTNLWNYKFTWNPRNVVLAGQGGAAEFIQEGKFKYIPYHRLFRRTEFLEVDNYGRFEVYANRNSLDYQDIYGLHDILTLYRGTIRRVGFSRAWNMFVQLGMTDDTYTLKDSENLSYRDFVNSFLPYSPTNTVELKMRHNLKIDQDDIMWDKLLELDLFNDKKKIGIKDATPAQALQKILTDKWSLDKEDKDMIVMYHKFGYELNGQRKQIDATMVLIGEDQTRTAMAKTVGLPVAIAALAILNKKITTPGVQIPIKKEVYKPILEELEAYGVKFRETETEYLGYNPLGEVGN
- a CDS encoding Lrp/AsnC ligand binding domain-containing protein is translated as MKIVDEKVSIDGIDKTILNYLMEDARKPILEIARKIGISGAAIHQRLRKLENAGLIEGSKLMINPRILGYTTLAFVGVYLDKAVSNPQAVKRLSEIPEVIECHYTTGNWSIFLKILCKDNEHLMNVLNKNIQAIDGVSRTETFISLNQQIQRQIKV
- a CDS encoding zinc metallopeptidase, which produces MIGYYIIAGLLFLVSMYVSNKLKSKFKKYSKVHLQNGMSGKEIAEKMLRDNNINDVKVISTPGMLSDHYNPQKKTVNLSEGVYSQRNAAAAAVAAHECGHAVQHAQAYSWLQMRSKLVPMVSVATKMSQWVIMGGLVLMATTALGSTVLLVGIVLFGLGTLFSFITLPVEYDASKRALVWLETENMLTSQEHEAAEDSLKWAARTYVVAAIGSLATLLYFVNIYLGRR
- the pyrH gene encoding UMP kinase, with amino-acid sequence MQYNRILLKLSGEALMGNRQYGIDPERLAEYAQEIKAVVDRGIEVAIVIGGGNIFRGVAGASKGMDRVQADHMGMLATVINGLALQSALEDAEIQTRLQSAVKINEVAEPFIRRKAMRHLEKGRVVIFGGGTGNPYFTTDSAAVLRAIEIHADVILKGTRVDGIYTADPEKDKAATKFDFITFDDVLKKGLKVMDTTAFTLSQENELPIIVFDMNTPGNLLKVVTGERIGTKVNL
- the frr gene encoding ribosome recycling factor, which codes for MNEELDFIFDSTQENMHNAIKHLEKQLLNIRAGKASPAMLGSVMVEYYGSMTPLQQVANVNTPDARTITVQPFERKAIPDIEKAIMVANLGFNPMNNGESVIISVPPLTEERRRELVKQAKAETEDAKIGIRNDRKVANNDIKKLDVSDDAKKIAEDNIQELTDKHIKKTESIFENKEKEIMTI
- a CDS encoding DUF5686 and carboxypeptidase-like regulatory domain-containing protein, whose amino-acid sequence is MRIFIILVLFIISSPSLFAQQLISGIVTDAKTKDPLAFANVSSSESNGTLTNINGSFTLTLGVTDSILKVSYIGYQTRSIDLSKDKKEFQIELAPKAQILETVLISSKENPANKIIQKAIQNKKLNDPTKVLDSYKYKSYNKFLIDNLDQSVKVETDSSNIAINEVVNVGRAYLSEKVSSHVFSKSLDPREIVEGIKTAGFRDPVYDVLALKVEPLSLYGENYTIYKTDYAAPLDNHEAFENYNYKILDTLTNQERPAYLIYFKPKRERVVAGLEGVLYIDTTSYAIQKATAQLAGSVKLKIVHEYNYYENKDLWFPSSQLVTIQPGSGEKDISVFGGSISLGSVQQKKSILNSVLGSGTPQEGLYLESKTINYDLEFNVPVNVKNSDASILVLENAGEHSVNYWAANRKLPFTFKDELTAMKVDSIIQFNNIERKIEVKKGISNGYYPVGLWDFSLKRFIKYNNLQGFRLGVGGKTNNKFSERFSLNGFFIYGTKDGNVKFNAGAGLVLDKNSGTELSFNYTDDLNEVASFSYLRGTEAFYLLQPRYGNINEFYRYKKFQINLQHPFSPRFRSEVELSTARINPIIDYTYSSGGDYFEDYQIAEAKLGFSWKPFSNYVSTPEKVQEVRTGYPQFTAQIDKGFSKFLEGDFDYIKFGFKMDYKIFRLDQSISEIILEGNYINGNFPITHAFNAYPNNPNKEEIISRVSIAGKMAFETMYFTEFYSDRQISLHLRHQLRPINITDKIQPELVFVSSHALGDFKDQSAHKNIQFNTLNKGYSESGIEINQIFAGFGLSFAYRYGAYHLPTFKENFSFKATFILKI